CCGGAATAGTTCTTAAGCAGGAAGACGAGCGCATCGGCGCAGTCATCGCAGTGGAGGAATTCGCGGCGCGGCGTGCCGGTGCCCCAGATCTCGATCTCGCTTGCGCCTGCTTTCTTGGCCTCATGCGCCTTGCGGATGAGGGCGGGCAGGACGTGGCTGGATTTCAGGTCGAAATTGTCGCCGGGACCGTAGAGATTGGTCGGCATGGCGGAGACATAGTCGCGGCCATACTGCTTGCGATAGGCCTGTGCGAGCTTGATGCCTGCGATCTTGGCGATCGCATACCATTCATTGGTCGGCTCAAGCGGGCCGGTCAGCAGGCTTTCCTCGACGATCGGCTGGTCGGCGAACTTTGGATAGATGCAGCTGGAGCCAAGGAAGAGGATGCGGTCGACATCGCTCTTGTGGGCGGCATTGATGATGTTCGCCTCGATCATGAGGTTGTCGTAGAGAAAGTCCGCCGGATAGGTGTCGTTGGCGAGGATGCCGCCGACCTTGGCGGCTGCAACGACGATGGCGTCCGGCTTCATGTCGGCCAGAAGCTTTTCGGTTTCATCCTGGCGGATGAGATTGGCCCTGTCGCGGCCGGCGATGATCACCTCGCAGTTTTCCTGCTCCAGACGGCGCACGGTTGCGGCGCCGACCATCCCGCGATGGCCGGCAACCCACACCCGTTTTCCAGCGAGGTCATACATGATCAGGCGTCCTTCCAGACCGGGTCGCGCTGCATGACTTTGAGGTCGGACTGGACCATCTCACGGGCAAGATCGCGCGGTGAGGTCTCGTGGCTCCAGCCGAGCTGCTTCTTCGCCTTGGCCGGATCGCCGAGCAGAAGCTCAACCTCGGTCGGGCGGAAGTAGCGTGGGTCGACCTCAACGAGGCATTTGCCGGTCTCGGAGCAATAGCCCTTTTCGTCGACGCCCTTGCCCTTCCATTCGAGCTTGATGCCAACATCTTCGAAGGCCCACTCGACGAACTGGCGCACATGGGTCGTCTCACCGGTGGCGAGGACATAGTCGTCCGCCTTGTCCTGCTGCAGCATGAGCCACATGCCGCGGACGTACTCACGGGCATGGCCCCAGTCGCGCTGGGCGTCGAGGTTACCGAGATAGAGCTTTTCCTGACGGCCAAGCTTGATGGCGGCAGCGGCGCGCGTGATCTTGCGGGTCACGAAGGTTTCACCGCGCAGCGGGCTCTCATGGTTGAAGAGGATGCCGTTGGAGGCGTGCATGCCATAGGCTTCGCGGTAGTTCACCACGATCCAGTAAGCATAGAGCTTGGCGGCAGCGTAGGGGCTGCGCGGGTAGAAGGGGGTGGTTTCCTTCTGTGGCACTTCCTGAACGAGGCCGTAAAGCTCCGAGGTGGACGCCTGATAGAAACGGGTCTTGTCTTCCATGCCGAGGATACGGATCGCCTCGAGCAGGCGAAGCGCGCCCACGGCGTCGGCGTTCGCGGTGTACTCAGGCGTCTCGAACGAGACCTGGACGTGGCTCTGTGCGGCGAGGTTGTAAATCTCGTCTGGCTGGGACTCCTGGACGATCCGGATGAGGTTCGTCGAATCGGTCATGTCGCCATAGTGGAGGATCAGGCGCGGGTCATCGACATGCGGGTCCTGATAGAGATGCTCGATACGCCCAGTATTGAACGAGGAAGACCGGCGCTTCACGCCATGGACCGTATAGCCCTTCTCCAGAAGGAGTTCGACCAGATACGCCCCATCCTGTCCCGTCACGCCAGTGACCAGCGCTGTCTTGTTTTTCGATGTCATTGAAACAGTCCCGTAACTAAACTTTTGGGCACAGAATGTGCGCCGCCCCGAAGTCCATTAGCGAAGGGCTGGCAACTGCTCAACCGCTTCACCCACAAAGTGCTTATTTATTGAGGTCTGGCGCTCTTTTGCCACTCAAGAAGGGGCCTGATTGGTCCCGGAAAAGGCGACTGCCAGTCGCCCGCGGCCGACATGCTGTCCGGTGCCGGAGGAGCGATCTCAGCTGTGACCAGCGATTCGCTGACATCCCAGCGCTGGACGGGGTCGGGGTCGCAAAGCGACGCCTCGAATTCATAGCGGCTGATATTCAGGAGATTGGGAGGGATCGATGCCGATACGCTATGCACACCGTTTGTAAATCTGTCGGATCCATCGTCAGGCGTGTAGGCAATCGTGAAGATCGTCTGCTCATTCCATAGCACCCGAAAAGCAGGCTGAACGCGTTGGGAAGCGTCATGCACAGTAAACTTGAGATGAAGAAATAGCGGCTCGTCGCAAGCGAACGGCCCATTTATATTCGTCTCACCGCCCGAGAGGTAGAATTCGTTGATGGACGCTACGGGCGTTTCGTTCTTACCGATCGATCTTTGCGGATTGGTAGTCTGGCGTGAGATATCGAGAAACTGGTCGGCGCCTTTCCAGTGGAGAGGTGCCTGGCCTGAGATCGATGCTCGCACGCGCTCGTAGATTTTTCTGTCTAGTGCGAACTTTTTTGTCAGCATCTCGATATCTGTATCTGACAGGGTCGCGATCTGTTCATCGCGGATGCCAATCCGCTCCTTCGGGACCTCAACTACTGGCTTGCCGACCCGGTTTGCCAGAATGGCGATACTTGTCTGGATACTCTCGGTCAGTCCGACAAAGAAGAAGTTCGACAGTCTCGCCTCGATCTCTTCCTCGCGCTTGATCTGGAGAGCCCTGGACAGGCTAAATTCGAAGGGGCGCTGGGCATATTGTGCCAGGCTCAGCGTTAAATTGCTGTGGCGCATCTGGTGGTAATAGTAGGAAACGAAGTGCTCGACGGGGTCTCTTACGAAGGTAAGGACCTTGAGCTCCGGATTCCCAGCCAGACCTGGTTCTCTCTTGAGCAATGACGCGCTCGTGCCGACCAACCTGCCGCCGTAGTGGCCAGTCGTGCACTCCGGTTCACGAAACGGACCAAACTGCTTGGCAGAATCTCTCTGCAGCTTGAACCATTTTTCAAGAACGCGCTTCACGCTCGTCCCGGCGGTCTTCGGGATGTGATAGAAAACGTATGCCAATGTAACCTTGCTCCCCACATTCTGTTGGGCATTGAGAGACCGGCCAGTGGCGTGGACTCCTGAGCATTGGCTTAT
This genomic interval from Thalassovita mediterranea contains the following:
- the gmd gene encoding GDP-mannose 4,6-dehydratase, which translates into the protein MTSKNKTALVTGVTGQDGAYLVELLLEKGYTVHGVKRRSSSFNTGRIEHLYQDPHVDDPRLILHYGDMTDSTNLIRIVQESQPDEIYNLAAQSHVQVSFETPEYTANADAVGALRLLEAIRILGMEDKTRFYQASTSELYGLVQEVPQKETTPFYPRSPYAAAKLYAYWIVVNYREAYGMHASNGILFNHESPLRGETFVTRKITRAAAAIKLGRQEKLYLGNLDAQRDWGHAREYVRGMWLMLQQDKADDYVLATGETTHVRQFVEWAFEDVGIKLEWKGKGVDEKGYCSETGKCLVEVDPRYFRPTEVELLLGDPAKAKKQLGWSHETSPRDLAREMVQSDLKVMQRDPVWKDA
- a CDS encoding sulfotransferase family protein codes for the protein MAYVFYHIPKTAGTSVKRVLEKWFKLQRDSAKQFGPFREPECTTGHYGGRLVGTSASLLKREPGLAGNPELKVLTFVRDPVEHFVSYYYHQMRHSNLTLSLAQYAQRPFEFSLSRALQIKREEEIEARLSNFFFVGLTESIQTSIAILANRVGKPVVEVPKERIGIRDEQIATLSDTDIEMLTKKFALDRKIYERVRASISGQAPLHWKGADQFLDISRQTTNPQRSIGKNETPVASINEFYLSGGETNINGPFACDEPLFLHLKFTVHDASQRVQPAFRVLWNEQTIFTIAYTPDDGSDRFTNGVHSVSASIPPNLLNISRYEFEASLCDPDPVQRWDVSESLVTAEIAPPAPDSMSAAGDWQSPFPGPIRPLLEWQKSARPQ
- a CDS encoding GDP-L-fucose synthase, coding for MYDLAGKRVWVAGHRGMVGAATVRRLEQENCEVIIAGRDRANLIRQDETEKLLADMKPDAIVVAAAKVGGILANDTYPADFLYDNLMIEANIINAAHKSDVDRILFLGSSCIYPKFADQPIVEESLLTGPLEPTNEWYAIAKIAGIKLAQAYRKQYGRDYVSAMPTNLYGPGDNFDLKSSHVLPALIRKAHEAKKAGASEIEIWGTGTPRREFLHCDDCADALVFLLKNYSGYEHVNVGSGTDVTILELMEMVADVVGFDGKIVKDETKPDGTPRKLMSAARLREMGWEPSISLRDGIASTYQWYLDNVSED